The genome window CAGCATCATTGCAGCGGAGAGTATGAGCGAGCCGGGGTTGACTTTGTCGAGCCCCGCGTATTTCGGGGCCGTGCCGTGGGTGGCCTCGAATACCGCCAGAAAGTCACCGATGTTGGCCCCCGGGGCCATTCCGAGTCCGCCCGTTTGAGCCGCCGCGGCATCAGAGAGGTAGTCTCCGTTCAAGTTGGGGGTGACAATGACGTCATAATCGCGGCTCCTGAGGAGAATCTGCTGAAACATGCTGTCGGCGATGCGATCGTTCACAAGGATCTTGCCTTCGGGAATGGCGCCGGATGTCGCGGCCAGCTGATCTTCTGTCACCACTCTGTCGCCGAACTCCTCCATCGCCAGCTCATAACACCATGTCTTGAACGCACCCTCCGTGTACTTCATGATGTTGCCCTTGTGCACTATGGTCACTGACTTCCGCCTGTTGTCGATGGCGTAGCGGAGCGCTTTCGCCATGATGCGCCTGGTCGCGGTCCGAGTCATGGGCTTAATTCCCACGCCGGCCTCTTCGGGCACATTGCATGCCATCTCCCGGTTCAGGAAACGGATGACCTTGACGGCCTTTTCGCTATTTGCAGGCCACTCTATGCCGGCGTATATGTCTTCAGTGTTCTCCCTGAAGATTACCACGTTTATCCACTCAGGATGGACCACTGGGCTCGGGGCGCCACGGATCCAGCGGACAGGCCGAATGCATGCGTATAGATCCAGCTCCCGGCGTAAGGCAACATTTAGGCTCCGGATTCCGCCTCCTATGGGGGTAGTGAGCGGACCTTTAATGGCGACTATATGCTCGCGAATGGCCTCAAGCGTCTCCCGGGGAAGCCACTCGCCTGTCAGCCTGTGGGCCTTTTCTCCTGCGAGGATCTCTTTCCACGCTATCTGCCTGCGCCCTGAATAGGCCTTTTGAACAGCGGAATCTACAACGGTCCTCGTGGCTTTCCAAATGTCGGACCCAGTGCCGTCTCCCTCAATGTACGGGATGATCGGGCAATCAGGGACGTGAAGTCTATCATCGACGATCGTTATCCTCTGTGGCATCAAGACTCGCTCCTTCCTGAACGCCATTGGGATGAGCAGCGTGCGTGTCATCTAGCTGTCACTGACCTACTGTGGCCGGGCGCTGGCGGCGCTTCAGGAGCCACGTGGATACGAATGGATACGCTACAGACAACGCTGAGAGCATCAGCAACGTGATCGTGATCCCTGACCTGAAGAAAATGCCCATACTCCCATCTGATAGGATGAGAGACTGCCTGAAGGACTGTTCCAAAGGAGACCCGATTACCACGGCGAGTATGAGCGGCGCCGAAGGAATATCGTACTTCCTCATGAAGTAGCCGAGTAATCCGAACACGATCAACAGGTAGAAATCTACGATGCTAAAACTGATGGTGTACACGCCCAGGAACGAAATCGCTATGATGAGGGGGTACAGGATCCTTGGCGGAACAGCCAGGAGCCTAACCAATATGCCGGCGAGCGGCAGATTGACTATCAGGCATACGATGGCCCCCACGAACATGCTGGCGATAATGCCCCACGCGACGTCCGGGTGGTGCTGGAAGAGGAGCGGACCAGGCTGGAGACCTGCTATCATCAGAGCTCCGAGCATGATTGCCGCAGTGCCTGACCCGGGGACGCCCAGTGTGATCATAGGCAGAATCGCCCCGATTGAGCACGAGTTGTTCGCTGCCTCAGG of Clostridia bacterium contains these proteins:
- the icd gene encoding isocitrate dehydrogenase (NADP(+)); this encodes MPQRITIVDDRLHVPDCPIIPYIEGDGTGSDIWKATRTVVDSAVQKAYSGRRQIAWKEILAGEKAHRLTGEWLPRETLEAIREHIVAIKGPLTTPIGGGIRSLNVALRRELDLYACIRPVRWIRGAPSPVVHPEWINVVIFRENTEDIYAGIEWPANSEKAVKVIRFLNREMACNVPEEAGVGIKPMTRTATRRIMAKALRYAIDNRRKSVTIVHKGNIMKYTEGAFKTWCYELAMEEFGDRVVTEDQLAATSGAIPEGKILVNDRIADSMFQQILLRSRDYDVIVTPNLNGDYLSDAAAAQTGGLGMAPGANIGDFLAVFEATHGTAPKYAGLDKVNPGSLILSAAMMLDYMGWTEAANMIAPAMEAAIIEKTVTYDLARGMEGAREIRTSEFAAAIVSHM